A part of Denitratisoma oestradiolicum genomic DNA contains:
- a CDS encoding heavy metal sensor histidine kinase — protein MQLIGRKSITFRLTLLFAGVSTTVLLLLGLLVASLVERHFEEQDMYLLTGKLELVQHTLEKAHSHQDLADMPMQLNDSLVGHHGLEVLVLSGMGQVLFSNGAVEFPEDLLQPKTWTAPRRPAVWTTSKHERLRGISILARTGIKGDAPSVLVVATAISHHEDFMSSFRTTLWSVMGLAALLSGFLGWIAVRRGLAPLQAIKQGARGVTAHRLDYRLAVDSVPIELAELAQTLNDMLARLEESFQKLSDFSSDLAHELRTPVSNLLTQTQVTLSKLRQANEYQDVLASNAEELERMARMISDMLFLAQAENGLIVPAQEEVDLAAEVGELFEFYEALAEERQISLSREGEGLVNGDRLMLRRAISNLLSNAIRHTPPGGWIKARIIRLENGETRLSINNSGPPIPAEHLPRLFDRFYRAEASRQRASDGAGLGLAITRSILTAHGGEIEARSEADANVFEMRLPPSVTRPLTGQVISGSGPSR, from the coding sequence GTGCAGTTGATTGGAAGAAAATCGATCACCTTCCGGCTTACCCTGCTCTTCGCCGGCGTATCCACCACGGTGCTGCTGCTGCTGGGACTGCTGGTGGCCTCGTTGGTGGAACGGCACTTCGAGGAGCAGGACATGTATCTGCTCACCGGCAAGCTGGAACTCGTACAGCACACCCTGGAGAAGGCACACTCCCACCAGGATCTTGCGGACATGCCCATGCAACTGAACGACTCACTGGTCGGACATCATGGACTGGAAGTCCTGGTGTTGTCGGGAATGGGGCAAGTCCTGTTTTCGAACGGCGCAGTCGAATTTCCAGAAGATCTATTGCAGCCCAAGACATGGACCGCTCCCAGACGTCCGGCAGTCTGGACCACATCGAAACACGAGCGGTTACGAGGGATTTCCATCCTGGCCAGAACCGGTATCAAGGGAGATGCCCCCTCCGTTCTGGTGGTGGCCACCGCCATCTCCCACCATGAGGACTTCATGAGTTCGTTCAGAACGACGCTCTGGTCTGTGATGGGGCTGGCCGCCCTGTTGAGCGGTTTTCTCGGCTGGATTGCCGTTCGCCGGGGCCTGGCGCCCCTACAGGCCATCAAACAGGGGGCACGGGGCGTCACGGCCCATCGGCTCGACTACCGGCTGGCGGTGGACTCGGTGCCTATCGAACTGGCGGAACTGGCCCAGACCCTGAACGACATGTTGGCCCGCCTGGAGGAATCCTTCCAGAAACTGTCGGATTTTTCCTCCGATCTGGCCCACGAGTTGCGAACCCCGGTCAGCAACCTGCTCACTCAGACTCAGGTCACACTATCGAAGCTCAGGCAAGCCAATGAATATCAGGACGTGCTGGCCTCCAATGCCGAGGAACTGGAGCGGATGGCGCGGATGATCTCTGACATGCTGTTTCTTGCGCAGGCGGAGAACGGTCTGATCGTTCCTGCCCAGGAAGAGGTGGACCTGGCCGCCGAGGTGGGAGAACTCTTCGAGTTCTACGAAGCCCTGGCGGAGGAAAGACAGATTTCCCTTAGCAGGGAAGGTGAAGGCCTGGTCAACGGGGATAGGCTCATGCTGCGTCGGGCCATCAGCAATTTGCTCTCCAACGCGATCCGCCACACCCCCCCGGGGGGCTGGATCAAGGCACGGATCATCCGGCTGGAGAACGGGGAAACCCGTCTGTCGATCAATAATTCAGGCCCGCCGATTCCCGCCGAGCACCTGCCCCGGCTCTTCGACCGTTTCTACCGGGCAGAGGCTTCCCGGCAACGGGCCAGCGACGGCGCCGGGCTGGGACTCGCCATCACCCGGTCCATCCTGACGGCCCACGGTGGCGAGATCGAGGCACGCTCGGAGGCAGACGCGAATGTTTTCGAGATGCGCCTGCCTCCGAGCGTTACCCGGCCCCTGACCGGCCAGGTGATCAGCGGGAGTGGGCCATCTCGGTGA
- a CDS encoding heavy metal response regulator transcription factor: MKILVVEDEPKTGEYLRLGLMEAGFVVDWVQDGLDGLNFGLHEIYDLMILDIMLPGMNGWHVLQSLRKEGRDFPVLFLTARDHVDDRVRGLELGADDYLVKPFAFSELLARVRTLLRRRAKPQEEETLQAADLEMDLKRRRTIRDGRRIELTPKEFALLELLMRRQGEVLPRSLIASQIWDMNFDSDSNVVEVAIRRLRMKVDEGFEPKLIHNVRGMGYVLEVPGCS, translated from the coding sequence ATGAAAATTTTGGTAGTGGAGGACGAACCCAAGACCGGAGAATATTTGAGGCTGGGGTTGATGGAAGCGGGCTTTGTCGTCGACTGGGTCCAGGATGGTCTTGATGGTCTGAATTTCGGCCTGCACGAAATCTATGACCTGATGATTCTCGACATAATGCTGCCCGGCATGAATGGCTGGCATGTGTTGCAGAGCCTGCGCAAGGAAGGCCGGGATTTTCCTGTGCTGTTCCTGACCGCACGGGACCATGTGGACGATCGGGTCCGGGGATTGGAACTGGGTGCCGACGATTACCTGGTGAAACCCTTTGCTTTTTCCGAACTGCTGGCCCGGGTTCGAACCCTGCTGCGGAGGCGGGCCAAACCTCAGGAGGAGGAAACCCTCCAGGCCGCCGACCTGGAAATGGATCTGAAGCGCCGCAGGACTATCCGTGATGGCCGGCGGATCGAACTGACGCCCAAGGAGTTCGCACTGCTGGAACTGTTGATGCGCCGCCAAGGAGAGGTACTGCCCCGCTCATTGATCGCATCCCAGATCTGGGACATGAATTTCGACAGCGATAGCAACGTGGTCGAAGTCGCCATCCGGCGCCTGCGGATGAAGGTGGACGAGGGCTTCGAGCCCAAGCTCATTCACAACGTCAGGGGCATGGGTTATGTCCTGGAGGTGCCGGGGTGCAGTTGA
- a CDS encoding c-type cytochrome, translating into MRQFLTGVVTALGLVLIIGWSLLYVGALDAAADHPHGSTVHALIEWARERAVNRAAVSIEPPADLARAERIRRGAGNYAAMCVECHLSPGVENSEIRRGLYPTPPNLARSAVADGGEVRMAARRFWIIKHGIKASGMPAWSKGGMDDSAIWDLVAFLDKLPSLSPADYQQTVRASDGHSHGGMEGAHADVTGDKGHQRTHDRAGPSAHSAHGARAHDETHTH; encoded by the coding sequence ATGAGGCAATTCCTGACTGGCGTGGTAACGGCTCTGGGGCTGGTGTTGATTATCGGCTGGAGCCTGCTGTACGTAGGCGCTCTCGATGCGGCCGCCGATCATCCCCATGGCAGCACGGTACATGCGCTGATCGAATGGGCCCGGGAACGTGCGGTCAATCGGGCCGCTGTATCCATCGAGCCTCCCGCCGATCTGGCCCGGGCCGAGCGAATTCGCCGGGGCGCGGGCAATTATGCTGCCATGTGCGTGGAGTGCCATCTGTCGCCGGGCGTGGAAAATTCGGAAATCCGCCGGGGCCTTTATCCCACGCCGCCCAATCTTGCTCGTTCTGCTGTAGCCGATGGGGGTGAGGTGCGGATGGCCGCCCGTCGGTTCTGGATCATCAAGCATGGCATCAAGGCCTCTGGGATGCCAGCCTGGTCCAAGGGCGGCATGGACGATTCCGCCATCTGGGATTTGGTCGCTTTTCTGGACAAGCTGCCTTCCCTCTCGCCGGCGGACTACCAGCAGACAGTGAGGGCGAGCGACGGGCATTCTCATGGCGGGATGGAAGGGGCTCATGCCGACGTGACGGGAGACAAGGGCCACCAGAGAACTCATGACCGGGCAGGGCCATCCGCCCACTCGGCCCATGGCGCTCGTGCTCATGACGAGACTCACACGCATTGA
- a CDS encoding copper-binding protein, protein MKSVLIVPVALTIFFSMPSIAADHDHGAMNMPGDAQLAAGVVKKVDKSTGKVTLTHGPLINLGMPGMTMAFRVKETGWLEQLKEGDNIRFMADKMNGVVTVVHFEPAR, encoded by the coding sequence ATGAAATCTGTCCTAATTGTTCCGGTCGCCCTGACGATCTTCTTTTCGATGCCGAGTATCGCCGCCGATCATGATCATGGCGCCATGAATATGCCTGGCGATGCGCAACTTGCCGCGGGGGTGGTCAAGAAGGTGGACAAGTCCACCGGCAAGGTTACCTTGACTCACGGCCCCCTCATAAACCTCGGCATGCCGGGGATGACCATGGCCTTTCGTGTCAAGGAAACCGGCTGGCTGGAACAGTTGAAGGAAGGCGACAATATTCGATTCATGGCCGACAAGATGAACGGAGTCGTTACCGTCGTTCACTTCGAGCCAGCCAGGTAA
- a CDS encoding TolC family protein — translation MRGVVSVRVVALLLVIALVLPVSARETVIGNSVDSLLDVAKGANPEYIRMRLEADAAAERVTPAGALPDPKFRLELRDITRMGEQDATLAPNRVGSTRYLLMQDLPWFGKRDLKREVAGFEAEGARGRALDTWAELATRIKIGYAQLYYLHHNESLTREILDLMVRLEKVAQVRYASGLAAQQDVIRAQIEQTNLRTELLALETEQHHLYTRLNALLARPAQAPLAEPEQLRPLPAPARLDRVVLEDRLKARNPQLFTEEARLQAAEKGRELTYRNRYPDFTVGVSPIQYRNAVKEWELMVELNIPLQQSSRRAQERESDAMVASARARKESETLRLLSELEENLASIETARRTESLATTSLLPQAELSFRSALAGYETGKVDFATLLDAQRQIRLARQTQVKAQVEAQMRLAEIERLLGEDL, via the coding sequence ATGCGAGGAGTGGTTTCTGTCCGGGTAGTCGCCCTGCTGCTCGTTATTGCCTTGGTGCTGCCGGTTTCCGCGCGGGAGACGGTGATAGGAAACTCTGTGGACAGCCTGCTGGATGTGGCCAAAGGGGCGAATCCTGAATACATCAGAATGCGCCTGGAGGCGGATGCAGCCGCCGAGCGCGTCACGCCGGCAGGGGCCTTGCCTGATCCAAAATTCCGCCTCGAACTGCGCGACATCACCCGGATGGGGGAACAGGATGCCACCCTGGCGCCGAATCGTGTCGGCAGTACCCGTTATCTGCTGATGCAGGATCTGCCCTGGTTCGGCAAGCGGGACCTGAAACGGGAAGTTGCCGGCTTCGAGGCGGAAGGTGCCCGGGGGCGAGCCCTGGACACCTGGGCAGAGTTGGCCACCAGGATCAAGATCGGCTATGCTCAACTCTACTATCTTCATCACAACGAGAGCCTGACCCGGGAAATTCTCGACCTGATGGTTCGCTTGGAAAAGGTGGCCCAAGTCCGCTATGCCAGCGGCCTGGCAGCCCAGCAGGACGTGATCCGCGCCCAGATCGAGCAGACCAATCTGCGCACTGAACTGCTGGCCCTGGAGACGGAACAACATCATTTGTATACCCGGCTGAACGCTCTGCTGGCCCGGCCGGCCCAGGCACCCCTGGCGGAACCTGAGCAACTGCGACCCCTGCCGGCGCCGGCCAGGCTGGATCGGGTTGTCCTGGAAGACAGGCTGAAGGCCCGCAATCCCCAGTTGTTCACTGAGGAGGCTCGTCTCCAGGCGGCAGAAAAGGGGCGGGAACTGACCTACCGGAATCGTTATCCCGATTTCACCGTCGGTGTGTCGCCCATTCAGTACCGGAACGCCGTGAAGGAGTGGGAACTGATGGTGGAACTCAACATTCCCCTCCAGCAGTCATCCCGCCGGGCCCAGGAGCGGGAATCGGATGCCATGGTTGCCTCTGCCCGGGCTCGTAAGGAGTCGGAGACCCTGCGACTCCTGTCCGAACTGGAGGAAAACCTCGCCAGCATCGAGACAGCGCGTCGTACCGAGTCCCTGGCCACCACCAGCCTGCTGCCTCAAGCCGAGCTGAGCTTTCGTTCGGCCCTGGCTGGCTATGAGACCGGCAAGGTGGATTTTGCCACCCTGCTTGATGCCCAGCGCCAGATCCGCCTGGCCCGGCAAACCCAGGTCAAGGCCCAAGTGGAAGCCCAGATGCGCCTGGCTGAGATCGAACGACTACTAGGGGAAGACCTATGA
- a CDS encoding efflux RND transporter periplasmic adaptor subunit encodes MINGSPHGMKRGAGWALGLVAVVMAAGAGYWLGGAGRSADTVQAGAVQGEKARKLLYYRNPMGLPDTSPVPKKDPMGMDYVPVYAGEEAESPAEAGQVRISTEKVQKLGVRTELAQLRPVARSVRAAGRIEPDERRVYTIAPKFEGYIERLHVNVTGQPVDRGQPLFEVYSPELVSAQREYAIATQGVASLKDADGQARGGMQQLAESSLQRLKNWDISEEQIRALARSGESRRTLTFRSPVAGIVIEKKALSGMRFMAGEALFQVVDLSTVWVIADIAEQDIGLIRNGARAKVRIGAYPDKIFEGAVSYIYPTLQAGTRTVQVRVELANPGLLLKPSMFAQVDLPVSGKGAVVAVPTSAVIDSGTRQMILIQRAEGRFEPREVRLGSRDENYVEVIEGVKEGEPVVVAANFLIDAESNLKAALGGFGHAGHGNASAPAQAVGHKAEGVVDSMDAASGTVELSHGPVASLKWPAMTMEFKVANGALLKDLTPGAQVSIEFVERGPGEWVITRLTPKSGAVQHKH; translated from the coding sequence ATGATCAACGGAAGTCCCCACGGGATGAAACGGGGAGCTGGATGGGCACTGGGCCTTGTGGCCGTGGTCATGGCGGCGGGTGCCGGTTACTGGCTGGGCGGTGCCGGACGGTCTGCGGATACGGTCCAGGCTGGGGCAGTCCAGGGTGAGAAGGCGCGCAAGCTTTTGTACTACCGCAACCCGATGGGCCTGCCCGATACCTCGCCGGTTCCCAAAAAGGACCCCATGGGTATGGACTACGTCCCGGTCTATGCCGGGGAAGAAGCGGAGAGTCCGGCCGAGGCGGGTCAAGTCCGGATCAGCACCGAGAAGGTTCAGAAGCTGGGGGTGCGCACCGAGCTTGCCCAATTGCGACCGGTGGCCCGGTCGGTGCGTGCCGCCGGCCGGATCGAGCCCGACGAGCGTCGCGTGTACACCATTGCACCCAAGTTCGAGGGGTACATCGAACGCCTGCATGTGAATGTCACCGGTCAGCCGGTGGATAGGGGACAGCCTCTGTTCGAGGTCTATAGCCCGGAACTGGTGTCCGCCCAGCGGGAATACGCCATTGCCACCCAGGGAGTGGCGTCCCTCAAGGACGCGGATGGCCAGGCCCGTGGGGGCATGCAGCAACTGGCCGAGTCCAGCTTGCAACGGCTGAAAAACTGGGACATTTCCGAAGAGCAGATCAGGGCCTTGGCACGTTCCGGGGAGTCGAGGCGCACTCTGACTTTCCGTTCCCCCGTCGCCGGCATCGTCATCGAGAAGAAAGCCCTGTCGGGCATGCGCTTCATGGCCGGCGAAGCCCTGTTCCAAGTGGTGGATTTGAGTACCGTGTGGGTCATCGCAGACATCGCGGAACAGGATATCGGGCTCATCAGGAACGGCGCCAGGGCGAAGGTCCGGATCGGCGCCTATCCGGACAAGATTTTCGAGGGGGCTGTGAGCTACATCTATCCCACCCTTCAGGCCGGGACACGAACCGTTCAGGTGCGCGTCGAACTGGCCAATCCGGGTCTGTTGCTGAAGCCTTCCATGTTCGCCCAGGTGGATCTGCCGGTCAGTGGCAAGGGAGCGGTGGTGGCGGTGCCGACTTCCGCCGTGATCGACAGCGGCACCCGCCAGATGATCCTGATCCAGCGGGCCGAAGGCCGCTTCGAGCCCCGGGAGGTTCGGCTGGGCAGTCGCGATGAAAACTACGTCGAGGTGATTGAGGGGGTTAAGGAGGGCGAGCCGGTGGTGGTCGCCGCCAATTTCCTGATCGATGCCGAGAGCAATCTCAAGGCGGCCCTTGGTGGCTTCGGCCATGCCGGTCATGGCAACGCCTCCGCCCCGGCCCAGGCCGTGGGCCATAAGGCCGAGGGCGTGGTGGACAGTATGGACGCCGCCAGCGGCACGGTGGAACTCAGCCATGGACCGGTGGCCAGTCTGAAATGGCCGGCCATGACCATGGAATTCAAGGTGGCCAATGGTGCATTGCTGAAGGACCTGACGCCGGGTGCCCAGGTGTCCATCGAGTTCGTCGAGCGGGGCCCGGGAGAATGGGTCATCACCCGGCTGACGCCGAAATCGGGCGCGGTACAACATAAGCACTGA
- a CDS encoding efflux RND transporter permease subunit, with protein MLNAVIEWSGRNRFLVLLATLFITLWGVFAVLRTPIDALPDLSDVQVIVYTEYPGQAPQVVEDQVTYPLTTAMLSVPKSRVVRGFSFFGASFVYIIFEDGTDIYWARSRVLEYLNFAAGRMPKGVTPQIGPDATGVGWVYQYALLAKDKTLAELRTIQDWYLRYQLTKAQGVAEVASVGGFVQTYQVTVDPVKLRAYGIPLMKVAQVIRDSNRDVGGRVVEMAETEYMVRGKGYLRGAGDIGNLVVKADRGTPVLIRDIARVELVPDERRGLTELNGEGEVVSGIAMARYGQNALEVIHNLKAKIQEVSAGLPEGVSVVGVYDRSDLIHRAIATLKTTLIEESLIVALVCIVFLMHVRSALVAILMLPVGVLIAFIAMRLLGMNSNLMSLGGIAIAIGAMIDAAIVMIENAHKHLERLEQATHSIPISPLAGEGPGERGGQQGQTMVAARAAAIIAACREVGPALFFSLLIITVSFLPVFTLEAQEGRLFSPLAYTKTFAMAGAALLSITLVPVLMLLFIRGGVMPEAKNPVNRFLIWGYRPIIAWVMARKKTTIAIALLAMVVSLYPASRLGSEFMPALNEGTLLYMPSSLPGMSITKAAELLQTQDKIIKSFPEVASVFGKAGRANTATDPAPTEMFETVINLKPESEWRPGMTTDKLIAELDQALQFPGVANAWTMPIRARIDMLSTGIRTPIGIKVFGKDLGEMENLARQIEAVVKSVPGTTSAFAERITGGFYLNIEPDREQLARYGLSIGELQDVIGTALGGEMVTTTVEGRERFGVTLRYPRELRSDPQQIAREVLVPTMDGAMIPLGQVARVEVAKGAPAIRTENALLSAYIYVDIRGRDIGGYVADAKKAVAQQVRFPPGYYVTWSGQFEYMERAIGKMKVVIPVTLLSIFLLLYLNFRRLTETLIVMLSVPFALVGGVWLMWLLNYNLSVAVAVGFIALAGVAAETGVVMLIYLDHAWEAIKARRGSEGRPPTVTDLYDAVMEGAVERVRPKMMTVVAIMAGLLPIMWGTGSGSEVMSRIAAPMVGGMISSTVLTLAVIPALYALVKQWRLERGRED; from the coding sequence ATGCTGAACGCCGTGATCGAGTGGTCGGGGAGGAACCGCTTTCTGGTCCTGCTGGCTACCCTGTTCATCACCCTGTGGGGTGTCTTCGCCGTGCTGCGCACGCCCATCGATGCCTTGCCCGATCTCTCGGACGTACAGGTCATCGTCTATACGGAGTACCCGGGCCAGGCGCCCCAAGTGGTGGAGGATCAGGTGACCTATCCCCTCACCACCGCCATGCTGTCGGTGCCCAAATCCCGGGTGGTGCGTGGGTTCTCCTTCTTCGGGGCGTCCTTCGTCTACATCATCTTCGAGGACGGCACCGATATCTACTGGGCCCGTTCCCGGGTACTGGAATATCTCAACTTCGCCGCCGGCCGCATGCCCAAGGGGGTGACGCCCCAGATCGGTCCTGACGCTACCGGGGTGGGCTGGGTCTACCAGTACGCGCTGCTGGCCAAGGACAAGACCCTGGCCGAACTGCGCACCATTCAGGACTGGTATCTGCGTTATCAACTCACCAAGGCCCAGGGGGTGGCCGAAGTGGCCTCTGTGGGCGGCTTCGTGCAGACCTATCAGGTGACGGTGGACCCGGTGAAACTGCGCGCCTACGGCATCCCCCTGATGAAGGTGGCCCAGGTGATCCGGGATTCCAACCGGGACGTGGGCGGCCGGGTGGTGGAAATGGCCGAGACCGAATACATGGTGCGGGGCAAGGGCTACCTGCGGGGGGCCGGCGACATCGGCAATCTGGTGGTGAAGGCCGACAGGGGCACGCCGGTCTTGATCCGGGACATCGCCCGGGTGGAACTGGTGCCCGATGAGCGGCGGGGACTGACTGAACTGAATGGCGAGGGAGAAGTGGTCTCCGGTATCGCCATGGCCCGTTACGGGCAGAACGCCCTGGAGGTGATCCATAACCTCAAGGCCAAGATCCAGGAGGTTTCGGCGGGGCTACCCGAGGGAGTCAGCGTGGTCGGCGTCTATGACCGTTCCGATCTGATCCACCGGGCCATCGCGACCCTGAAAACCACGCTGATCGAAGAGAGTCTGATCGTCGCCCTGGTCTGCATTGTTTTCCTCATGCACGTCCGCTCCGCCCTGGTAGCCATCCTGATGCTGCCGGTGGGTGTGTTGATCGCCTTCATCGCCATGCGCCTCCTGGGCATGAACTCCAACCTGATGAGCCTGGGGGGCATCGCCATCGCCATCGGCGCCATGATCGATGCGGCCATCGTGATGATCGAAAATGCCCATAAGCACCTGGAGCGGCTGGAGCAAGCGACTCATTCCATTCCCATCTCTCCCCTGGCGGGGGAGGGGCCGGGGGAGAGAGGTGGGCAACAAGGCCAAACGATGGTGGCAGCGAGAGCTGCCGCCATCATCGCGGCGTGCCGAGAAGTCGGACCGGCCCTGTTCTTCTCCCTGCTGATCATCACCGTCTCCTTCCTGCCGGTGTTCACCCTGGAAGCCCAGGAAGGCCGACTGTTCTCGCCCCTGGCCTACACCAAGACCTTCGCCATGGCCGGGGCCGCGCTGCTTTCCATTACTCTGGTGCCGGTGCTGATGCTGTTGTTCATCCGGGGCGGGGTCATGCCCGAGGCGAAGAATCCGGTGAACCGTTTCCTGATCTGGGGCTACCGTCCCATCATCGCCTGGGTGATGGCAAGGAAAAAGACCACCATCGCTATTGCCCTGCTGGCAATGGTTGTTTCCCTCTATCCGGCCTCCCGCCTTGGTTCCGAATTCATGCCGGCCCTGAATGAGGGAACGCTGCTCTACATGCCGTCCTCCCTGCCGGGCATGTCCATCACCAAGGCGGCGGAACTGTTGCAGACCCAGGACAAGATCATCAAGAGTTTCCCCGAAGTGGCCTCGGTCTTCGGCAAGGCCGGGCGCGCCAATACGGCCACCGACCCGGCGCCCACCGAGATGTTCGAGACAGTGATCAACCTCAAGCCGGAATCCGAATGGCGCCCCGGCATGACCACCGACAAGCTGATCGCCGAACTGGATCAGGCCCTGCAATTTCCCGGCGTCGCCAATGCCTGGACCATGCCGATCCGGGCGCGCATCGACATGCTGTCCACCGGCATCCGCACGCCGATCGGCATCAAGGTTTTCGGCAAGGACCTGGGCGAGATGGAAAACCTGGCCAGGCAGATCGAGGCGGTGGTCAAGTCGGTGCCGGGCACCACCAGCGCCTTTGCCGAGCGGATCACCGGCGGTTTCTACCTCAACATCGAACCCGACCGGGAGCAACTGGCCCGCTACGGATTGTCGATCGGCGAATTGCAGGATGTGATCGGCACCGCCCTGGGGGGCGAGATGGTGACCACCACTGTCGAGGGCCGGGAACGCTTCGGCGTGACCCTGCGTTATCCCCGGGAGTTGAGGTCCGATCCGCAGCAGATTGCCCGGGAGGTGCTGGTGCCCACCATGGACGGCGCGATGATTCCCCTGGGCCAGGTGGCCCGGGTGGAGGTGGCCAAGGGGGCACCGGCCATTCGCACCGAGAATGCGCTGCTCTCGGCCTACATCTACGTGGATATCCGCGGTCGGGACATCGGCGGCTACGTGGCCGATGCGAAGAAGGCCGTGGCCCAACAGGTTCGTTTCCCGCCGGGTTACTACGTCACCTGGAGCGGTCAATTCGAGTACATGGAGCGGGCCATCGGGAAGATGAAGGTCGTCATTCCCGTGACCTTGCTGTCCATCTTTCTGTTGCTCTATCTCAACTTCAGGCGCCTCACGGAAACACTCATCGTCATGCTTTCCGTGCCCTTCGCCCTGGTCGGCGGGGTATGGCTGATGTGGCTGCTGAACTACAACCTGTCGGTGGCGGTCGCGGTGGGGTTCATCGCCCTGGCGGGGGTGGCGGCGGAAACCGGTGTGGTGATGCTGATCTACCTGGACCACGCCTGGGAGGCGATCAAGGCCAGGCGCGGCAGCGAGGGCCGTCCGCCCACCGTGACCGACCTCTACGACGCGGTGATGGAAGGAGCGGTGGAGAGGGTACGACCGAAAATGATGACCGTGGTCGCCATCATGGCTGGCCTGCTGCCGATCATGTGGGGAACCGGTTCGGGTTCCGAGGTGATGAGCCGCATCGCCGCACCCATGGTAGGGGGCATGATTTCCTCCACGGTGCTTACGCTTGCGGTGATTCCAGCACTCTATGCTCTGGTCAAGCAATGGCGTTTAGAACGGGGCCGCGAGGACTAG